The window CGCCGATCTCAGGGCAGCAGCGCCACGCCGAGCGCCCCCACCGTCTCCTCGATCTCGTCGGCCACCCGGGCGAAGGTGTGGTCGCCGCGCCCCCACGGATCGTCCAGATCGTCCCCCGGCTGGGGACCGGCGCCGGCCCGGACCGCGGCGACCGCAGCGACCAGCGCCGCGCCCCGGGCGTGCACCGCCTCCGGGGTCACCGCCGCGTCCGGACCCGACCGGACACCAGGCAGCCCGTCCGGGTCCACCGCCGGCAGCAACCGGCCGAACTCGCCGAGCACGAAGGTGCGTTCGGCGGCGTCCGGGCGCAACGCGAGCACGTACTCGAGCTGGTCGGCGGTGGCGGTGAGCACCAGATCGGCGGCGTCGATCTGATCGGACCGCAGCTTACGGGCGGCGAAGCCGTCGACCTGCCCGCCCCGGGCGAGCACCTGGCGGGCCGCCGGTGGGTTCATCTCCTCGCCGGCGTGCCAGCCGCCGGTGCCGGCGCTGTGGCTGTGCAACAGCTCCTCGACCGGCGGCGCGACGGCCGGACCGAGCCGGTCCAGCCGCTGCTCGAGCGCCAGCACCAACAGCCGCTCGGCCATCGGCGAACGGCAGATGTTGCCCATGCAGACATGAAGGACGGTGAACGGCGGCACTAGGACTCCGTACCGATGATGTCCGGGACCACGTCGCGCAGCTTCTCGATCGGGATCGCGCCGTCACGGACCACCCGGGGCACATCGCCGGTCAGGTCGACGATGGTGCTGGGCACCGGGTCCGGACACGGGCCGGCCTCCAGGTACGCGCGCACCGAGTAGCCGAGCTGGTCCCGGGCCTCGGCAGCGGTCACCGCCGGCGGCCGGCCGGTCTTGTTCGCCGACGAGACCGCCATCGGGCCGGTCTCCCGCAGCACCTCCAACGCCACCGGATGCAGCGGCATCCGGACCGCGACGGTGCCGTCGGTGTCCCCCAGATCCCAGTTCAGGCTGGGCGCGTGCTCGACGATCATGGTGAGCGCCCCCGGCCAGAAGGCGTCGGCCAGGTCGCGGGCGGGCTGCGGCAGGATCAGCACCAGCCCGTCGAGGGTGTGCCGGGAACCGACCAGCACCGGCGGCGGCATCTGCCGGTCCCGACCCTTGGCGTTGAGCAACGCGGTGACCGCGTACGAGGTGAAGGCGTCGGCACCCACGCCGTACACGGTGTCGGTCGGCAGCACGACCAGCTCACCGTTCTTGACCGCCTCGATCGCCGCGGCGATGCCTTTGTCACGGTCGGCGGCGGACCGGCAGTCATAGAGCATCACGGTGTGCCAGTCTGCCACGTGCCCGCCCGCTGATCCGCACCGATCACCTCCAGCTGCCGTCAGCCCGTCCGGCGGGCGGTCACGAAACGCGGCCGGCCGGCCAGGTCGCGATGGCTGGTGACCGCGTCGAACCGGCCGGCGGCGGCGACCAACGCGACGACGGCGGCGGCATGGCCGTCGTCGTGCTCCACGCCGAACAGCCCGCCGGGGCGCAGCAGGGTCACCGCGCGGTGCACCACCGGTCGGATGACCGCCAGGCCGTCCGGCCCGCCGAAGACCGCCTCGGCCGGGTCGTGCCCGGCGACCTCCGGCGGCACCGGGGTGCCGTCCGGCACGTACGGCGGGTTGCACAGCAGCACGTCCACCCGGCCGGTGAGCTCGCCGAGCAGGCCCGGATCCCGGACGTCGCCGGCCCGCACCTCGATCGGCCGGTCCCCGGCGGCGGCCTGTCGCCGGGCGTTGCGGCGCAGCCAGCGCAGGCTGTCCGTCGAGCGTTCGACCGCGACCACCCGCGCCGTCGGAACCTCGTGCGCGACCGCCAGCGCCACCGCGCCACTGCCGCTGCACAGGTCGACGACGACCGCCTCGCCGGGCTGGTCACGCAGCGCGTCGACGCCCGCCCCGGCGAGCAGTTCGGTCTCCGGCCGGGGCACGAAGACCCCCGGCCCCACCGCGAGCTCCAGATAACGAAACGGTGCCGATCCGGTGAGGTGCTGCACCGGTTCCCCGGCCGCCCGGCGGGTCACCAGACTGTGGAACCTGCCGATGTCGGCCTCGTCGAAGTCGCCACTCAATGCCAGCCGGCCACGCGGAATGTCCAGCACCGAGGCGGCAATCAGCTCCGCGTCGACCCGGGCGGCGGCGACACCGGCGGCCGCCAGCCGGGCGGCCGCGGCGGCCACCGCGGCTCGGACCGGCGTCCGATCCGGCAATCCGGAGGTGTTCTCTGGCAAGCGGTTCACGACATAATCATGGTGCGTCCACCCGGGCGTCCGTGGAACAGGTCGCGGATCGGGTCGGGTGTGTGCTCCGCCAGATTCCAGCGGGCTCCAGGGGAGGTTGCGCGTGGGTTGGCTCGACCGGCTCACCGACCAGGCCGAGGCGCTGATGCAGGCCCGGTCGCTGATGGAGAGCAGCCGCTCGGCTGAAGCCTGCGTCGCCTTCGAGCAGGTGATCCGGAACACCAGCAACCGGTACGTACGGGCCGACGCGCTGGTGCAGCGGCTCTCCGCGCTGCTCAACCTCGGCCGGTCCGCCGAGTACACGGTGGCCGTCGACCGGGCGTTCGAGGCCGCCCGCGACGTCAGCGAACCGTACCTGCACGGCCACCTGCACGCGCTGGCCGCGCTCGCCGCCCACCAGCAGGGCGCGTTCGACCGGTGCGTCACCCATCTGGTGCACAGCGCCCGGGCGCTCGGCGCCGCCACCGACGTGGACCGGGAAACCGCCTGGGGCTGGCACGACCTGGCGATGGCCTACTCCTACCTCAGTTTCCACGGGTACGCGTTGAGCGCCATCGAGCACGCCCGGCAGCTCGCCAACGCCACCGGCATTCCAGAGGAGACCTTCGCCGCGCCCGGCATCCGGCTGCGCAACGCTGTCGCGTTGGACCATCATGGAGACACCGACGGCTGCCTGCGGGTGCTCCGCGACATCGGCAGCGACCTGGCGAAGTTCGTGCACGCCGACCGGGCCGGGCTACTGCGCCCGAGCAGCCGGGTGGCCTACGGGTACGCCCTGGCCCGGCTGGCCGCACTCGGTGAGCCGGCCCGGCTGCCCGCTGGCGCCCCGGAGGCGACCCGGCTGATGATCGACGGCGGCGACAGCGCCCGCGCCCGCGACCTACGCCAGCTCGGGGTGGTCTGCCTGACCATCGCGGCGGACCGGCCGGCGGAGGCGTTGACCCGCCTGTCCACGGCGGTGGTCTCCGCCGAGACGCTCGGTGCCGCCGAGACGGCCCGGCTGCGTAGCGTCGCGCACACCCGGGCCGGCGACCACGCCGCCGCGCACGACGCCGACCGGTACGCGTTCCGGCTGGCCACCCGGCGCAACGACCGGCTGCGTGACATGTACGTCGACGGCATCGCCGCCCGGCTGGACCAGGAGGAGATGCGTCGCTCCGCCGCGCAGTACACCCAGGAGGCGTTGACCGACCCGCTGACCGGGCTGGCCAGCCGCCGGCACCTCGACCTCTACGTCACCGACATGGCCGGCCGGGGCGACCGGGCCGTGGTGATGGTCTGTGACCTGGACGGTTTCAAGTCGGTCAACACCGTGCACGGCCACCACTCCGGTGACCTGGTGCTGCAACGGGTCGCCGGGGTGATCAACCGGGTGATGCGCCGGGGTGACTTCGTGGCCCGGTACGGCGGCGACGAGTTCGTGGTGGTGCTGCCGGGCGCCGGCCCGGCCGAGGCGGCCGACGTGGCCCGCCGGATCACCGCTGCGGTGGCCGGTGAGGAGTGGGAGTCGCTGGTGCCCGGCACTCCGGTCGGGGTCAGCGTCGGCTACGCCGAGATCAGCGGTTCCGGTCCGGGGTTGCGCGAAGCGCTCAGCCGAGCC is drawn from Micromonospora sp. Llam0 and contains these coding sequences:
- a CDS encoding GGDEF domain-containing protein, which codes for MGWLDRLTDQAEALMQARSLMESSRSAEACVAFEQVIRNTSNRYVRADALVQRLSALLNLGRSAEYTVAVDRAFEAARDVSEPYLHGHLHALAALAAHQQGAFDRCVTHLVHSARALGAATDVDRETAWGWHDLAMAYSYLSFHGYALSAIEHARQLANATGIPEETFAAPGIRLRNAVALDHHGDTDGCLRVLRDIGSDLAKFVHADRAGLLRPSSRVAYGYALARLAALGEPARLPAGAPEATRLMIDGGDSARARDLRQLGVVCLTIAADRPAEALTRLSTAVVSAETLGAAETARLRSVAHTRAGDHAAAHDADRYAFRLATRRNDRLRDMYVDGIAARLDQEEMRRSAAQYTQEALTDPLTGLASRRHLDLYVTDMAGRGDRAVVMVCDLDGFKSVNTVHGHHSGDLVLQRVAGVINRVMRRGDFVARYGGDEFVVVLPGAGPAEAADVARRITAAVAGEEWESLVPGTPVGVSVGYAEISGSGPGLREALSRAFEVAARQMREARQRPHPVR
- a CDS encoding phosphotyrosine protein phosphatase, translated to MPPFTVLHVCMGNICRSPMAERLLVLALEQRLDRLGPAVAPPVEELLHSHSAGTGGWHAGEEMNPPAARQVLARGGQVDGFAARKLRSDQIDAADLVLTATADQLEYVLALRPDAAERTFVLGEFGRLLPAVDPDGLPGVRSGPDAAVTPEAVHARGAALVAAVAAVRAGAGPQPGDDLDDPWGRGDHTFARVADEIEETVGALGVALLP
- a CDS encoding L-threonylcarbamoyladenylate synthase encodes the protein MLYDCRSAADRDKGIAAAIEAVKNGELVVLPTDTVYGVGADAFTSYAVTALLNAKGRDRQMPPPVLVGSRHTLDGLVLILPQPARDLADAFWPGALTMIVEHAPSLNWDLGDTDGTVAVRMPLHPVALEVLRETGPMAVSSANKTGRPPAVTAAEARDQLGYSVRAYLEAGPCPDPVPSTIVDLTGDVPRVVRDGAIPIEKLRDVVPDIIGTES
- the prmC gene encoding peptide chain release factor N(5)-glutamine methyltransferase produces the protein MNRLPENTSGLPDRTPVRAAVAAAAARLAAAGVAAARVDAELIAASVLDIPRGRLALSGDFDEADIGRFHSLVTRRAAGEPVQHLTGSAPFRYLELAVGPGVFVPRPETELLAGAGVDALRDQPGEAVVVDLCSGSGAVALAVAHEVPTARVVAVERSTDSLRWLRRNARRQAAAGDRPIEVRAGDVRDPGLLGELTGRVDVLLCNPPYVPDGTPVPPEVAGHDPAEAVFGGPDGLAVIRPVVHRAVTLLRPGGLFGVEHDDGHAAAVVALVAAAGRFDAVTSHRDLAGRPRFVTARRTG